The nucleotide sequence GTATTCTTATTTTCTTGAAGGCATCATTTTCTGACATGTTAGTTATTAAATCTTGAAAAATTCGGAAAATTGTCAAACTCTAAAACATCTAGTTGTCTGACTCTTGCTATTGCAACTTCTAATAACTAGAACACATCCAAACACTGAATATTATGGCctgatttatttttaaaaaaaatcctTTAATAGCAGTTGAAATAGAATGCAGCAGTTATAAGAGTAGAGTACTGCTAATCCTCCTAATACATTCATCTAGCCTATTAAATCCAGTAACACAAATGCAAAGATCTCCATAAATATCTAAAAGCAAGAAGTTTTTTTACCTCTGGTAACTCCAAATTCGAGTTTAGTTTTATCAAGAGGTCCTTTGGAAGCTCGTCTTTAAGCATGCTGGCAAGTTTAGGAGTTAGAAGAGCCTTTAGAGCGTCAGCTGCTTCTTGGTTATAAGGTGTTGAGCTTTCAACTGACATGCCACTAATTCTTGACAATGCATGTGCAGCTCGTACTGCATGCAAATTTTTAGCACTTTGCACACTAACGCCAACTCCATGCGCCTCTGTGGTGTCGGATTCTTCTACTGTTGAGTCATACTCGAGCAACAACGGTATAAGATACCTAATCACAAAGAATGAAGTAACCCATATCAAAGAATAGTCGGAAAATAGTCATAAGATGACTACAAACAAAATAAACAAAGTTTACAAGATACAAGCTGCGAGCTTATATCATAGTTAAAACAAACAGTAGAGCAATTTATATGAACTAAATAAAGTTGGAAGTTGGAAGTAGAGGTGGTGATATGACTTGATAAGGTGTGTCGAGTAACGGTCAGTGTGGTCAAAGCGGGAGTCGGGCAAGGGCGGATCCGCAAAGATATTTGTTTTTATCAACTTGATTGAATTTGAAAGAAAAATAGTATCCTGAATATGATTGCAAAAACTATATTATCTAAAACTACTGCTATATAGCAATTTAGGAGATCCTTGATGCACAAGAATACATTTAGGGTAACTTTTAACCTGTTACACCCCTTTCATTTTTACTAATGTCACTCAACAAGTTAACAATAATACGAGGGTGGTGGCCTAATGGTAAAAACCTGATCTCTAAGGGTGATAATACCTAGAGGTCCCAAGTTTGAATTCTAGGAGCAAAAAAATATACCCCTTAGTGGCCACAGGGGTTCGGACTACCCACAAAGCAAGTGGTAGCCCTGAGATTTGTCAGCTCGCAAATTCTCAAGTAACAATAAATTCATTTAACATTATAACCCTTTAACACTTTATATTGAATACATAACCATATGACCAATAATATAAGTGAATGGGTTGCAATTGCCACCTCTAATTGTAAGTATGACTAGTACAGCAAACTTACCACAACACCCCAGCCTTTAACAAGGCGTTCTGTAGCTCGGAGGACACACAAAGATGAGCAATGGTCTGAAGGGCTGCATCTACAGCTGCTGGTGCGAGCTCCAGTTCAGTACAATGCACAATGTCTTCAACTAACCCTGATAACTCCAGCACCTCGGCTCTAGCACTCTCAAACTGGCTCAAACTAGAAAATGTCCGCATCACGTTTGTCACAATGATGGTGGATGGTTCGTTAGCGTGAGTAGTTGGTTGAACCACACACATGCAACGTGAAAGAAGTGTTGATAAAAGCTGTATCCCACCATCCCTCACAAGCTCTTCACCATTTAATGCAGAAGATACACACCTACAATTTACAAGCACGAGACCTCCATTATAAAAAGTACaagataaagatatatatatatatatatatatatataggggcaggatcaatggggaagtaaccaatcggggggaagcggggggaagcaaatttttttttttttttcgttttttttgaaatttttttttcccggcatcaagatcacacaaaaatatgaacatttagaaaagacacttcgtgatgaatgttattatttaggcgggaaaacgatcgacaaaaataacattcaagataatattgttcgtgaagaatatgaacgttttttttttcatgttttgtgaagtaaaatttagcccgatttagggtttagggtttagggtttagggtttggtgttttgggtttattccataaacccaaaacaccaaaccctaaaccctaaaccctaaaccgttcgtgttaaaaactcaatctaaatcctaaatctaaaccctaaatctaaaccctaaaccctaaatttctaaaccctaatatctaaaccctataaaccctaatatctaaaccctaatatctaaaccctaatagctaaaatctcaaaatatgctcgaaaaacacgataattgttatatattacttcttcgagcgttttcccgccaaaataaaaacatttatcacaaagtgtctctactaaatgttcatattttcatctcatctataatgttcgtgaacaaagttttttcaaaaaacgaaaagaaaaaaaaaaaagtttttgcttccccccgaatggttacttccctcttgatcctaccactatatatatatacttacgtaAGCCATGTGAGCTCTGAGGCTGCAACAAGTAAAGGTGCACGTTCGGACGATAAGAAATTGATATCATCATTATCGACTGTCACAGCATTTAACAACATTGGATATCCAGCATATTTGAATGGTTCCAGGACATCTCCATAGCGTCTATATAGAATGCATTGCCCCTTAAGCAAAAGCAGCAACCTCCATGGTTGTGGACCTTGCAAACCTTGCATTGTGGCCTATGCAGAATCATTAAAATAGATTAAATTACTTAATATAACTTTCTGGAAGAACAAACCATTACAATTATGTACATCAACAGGCCAAATTCTCTTATAGTTATAGAGGTGAAAGATGGGTCGGTTGGTGGGTGGGTGGCTAACAGGTTTTTCTAAAACCtacattttataaatatatacTGTCCCATTCATGATAGAAGCAACTCTATATTTACAACCTATCTATGACCAAAATGATGTAGGGGGTTTTGTTTAATACAGATATAGACTTTCAACCTGTTCAACATGTTTCCATGTAAGCTAACATCTCTTCTTTTTACCTCTTAGACCCATCAGAAACAAAGTACAAGTGTCGAAACAGAGTTAGTTTATATTTTATGCACGATCATGTGCAAGTTTTAAATTGGAATTTAAGCAAATTCATTGCAGAAACTTTGAAGCAAAAGAAAAATCTTACTTGTAGGCGCTCATATGCTTTCTGAACTGCAAGAAACTTCTCTCTCCCTTGAGGATTTTTGTCCGGATGATATTTCATTGCAAGTTTTCTATACTGCCTCTTAAGCTTTTCTTCATCAATATTCTCAATTTTCTTTGATAAGCTAGAGTTATCATCTGCATAGTTATTTTCAGAGTCATCTCTTGTTACATCACTTAAAGATATCTGTAATATTTTACAGGCTTCTTCCTCAGAGAGATCCATAGGTTTTCTTGTTAATTCCTCACGCCACATTACAAGTAGTGATTGTAAGAACTCGACATGTTCAACGATAGGCCAATTTGGAAACTGAATCTCATCACATAAGTTGCGAAGGTAATATCGGTGACACCACATCTCGTCTCGAAGTTCAGGATACGTGACAGGTGGCATAGGAGCATAATCATATAAGCAATGACAATGCTGTGATAATTTCTGGGGAAAGTCACCAAGATGTTGCAAAACCTACAAGAAAAAGAAGCATAAATCTCTTAGAACGTTGTGAACATAGTTTATGCTTCATTTCTAATGGGTCAAGCAAGTATAATACATATTTTCTTGAAAGGGAATGGGTCAGAACTAGTCAAAAAGTGTCTTTTTTAACGCCTGCATCCCACATTATTTTAAGAAATTTCTACCACTGTTATAATAAGCTAAGGGAAGGAAAACAAAACGGTAGCATATtgttagtttatatttttattgaaactaaaaTTACACGTTACAATAAAGGGAAAAGTTGAAGCATGTTATATTTCTAGCATACAACAAATCTTTTGCAATCATATTTGACACACAAGCAATTTAGAAACAAACTTGGACAACATACTACAGTCAACCCAGCCTAACCTTCAAAAAGCTTACCCATATTGACCTGAACCTATTGCATCCTAGAACCCAACCCACCCATTTAGCCACCTAGCATACTGATCACTGATCACACAAAGAGTGGAATACTGAGAAGTTTAAACTACCTGACGAATGAGATTGTCTGCTCGCATTTTGTGGGTCCATATAATCTCGGGGGTATCAGAATCAGAAACCATTGCTGCAGCAAATGCAGTTGGACCACTACGTTCAAGAACATAAAGTAGAGACTCGGGCAGAAGTCCACCGAGTACACTCCGTTTAGCCAAAGGCAACGATGAAGAAACTGCAGCTTCTTCACCACCATGAAAAGCTTGATGAACATGAGTAGTTGAAAACAGTTGAGCAATTGTATGAAGATTAGATCCAGGGTACGCTAAAGCAAAATAAAATACACCACTACTATATAGCCTTATCATTGCCTTTGGATTTCTAGTAACAACGGCCTTTATCAACGCAGCAGAAACCTCCACAATAGCTGGTTCCCCAGAAAGCATGGCCTAAAATACACTTGCTATTGAGTTAATGCTGATTTTTATTTCTTAAGATGTTAACAGTGTAACAAGTCATATAAACACACGGTTATGTAAAAGATCAAAATCGAGAAACACCTGTGCAATATGAGGAAGACAACGTGGACTAGACAAGATCCTTTTAACTCTAGGTGTTGGTGTAACAATCTCACCCGCATCATCTATATCTGAATGTGCAGACACCATGCTGTGTAGTATGGACAATGCTGCCTCACCTACCTGCAACAACGAATATCATTCATTAATCTTTATTctataacatacaacaaacaaaaagTTATGGTGAACAGAAGATATACCAATAACATTGATCAGTGTAAAATTACGAAAGTTGAACCAAAAACAGCTCACAGAAACATGTTACAATAAAAGACGCTCCCTCCATCCCAAATTATCTGTCCATATTACTACTTGTACTTGGCCCCCAAATAATCTCCACTTCTAAATATGAATCGCTATTTTTAGCTAGTTACCCCTAACTAGTACCACCATACGGGTCTAAGAAACCATGTAATGATAGCATTAAGATCATGTGGTAAGAAAATTAGAAGGGTAATAAAGTTATTCTATCAAATAGAACTTTTGACTATCATCTTAAACTATGAGTTTTTAACTTGTGGACAAATGATTGGGGACAAAGGGAGTAATATATTAACTATCCTGAGTTCAGCAACTCTAGAAAGAAAAATGTTAGAAGAGATGTCCATTTTTCATACTTTGAAATGCATTTATGTAGGCAAGACGAACAAAGATGGGTATCTGGCACAAAAACGTTTTGGTGATGGATTAGACTTCCAAGAAATGTAAAGTTACTATTATAATGAATCAGTTACTTATCAAAAGTTTCAAGAAACATATATAAAAGCATTTACTGGTCAAGTCAACCAATTTGATCCCATATAATTCGGACCCCTTATGACCCGTTTCCCAACCCGCAAATCTTGATACCTCTACCATATAATGTACCTGGGGAGGAGTGAGGACAGGAACCCGGCCAGCCAGGGCCCACCGAAGTTCACGAATATCGCGCAACCTCTTCCAGTCGGGCATTCCAGAAGACCAACACTTTGTTGTCCAATCAATTGTCTTTTTTGACCAAAACCATCTGATAGCATCTTTCTCCACTGGGCCAGCTTGTGCACCATCCTTATCAATATACAACCATTCCTTCAAAGGTTCCATATGTGCAGATGCAGCTATCAAATTAGATTGCAAAGGAATAACTGTTCTTTCTGAAACTTCATGAACGGTTGTAAGTAAATCGACTGCCAGTACACACCCACCAACAAGAACACAGGCCTCCACATTTGATAACACCTTCATTAGAACCTGAAAAGAGTAGTTAGCATTCAGTTAGCAACATCATCAAGTTTCAAGCAACAGACCGTTATGTAATGCTAAGTCAACTCAAGCATTGAACTAGTCTGCACATACATACGAATATAGGTGGCAAATGTAGCTGGTCAGTCAGgttcatttagaggtcaaaactcAAAACACATAAATATTTGTACTTGTCAGGTTGGCCTGAGACTTTTTGCCCAAGGTTGTTTAATGTGATCACTAAAAACTACATGCACTAATAATCTGAAACTTTTTACCTTAAGAAGCAGTAGCAAACGGTGTCTCAAAGCTCTATCATCAGTCCTGTCCAGAAGAACAGTAATGTGTGCTGTACCTTCAAAAGGACCAAGGGTACTATGATGTTGTTCATATACAATTGCCATTGATCTAGCGCACAGTTCTCTAACAGAGAACCCACCACCACCCCCAAAACCATCAAGTCTGCCCATATCACACCAATCATCAGATGCACCCATTTCATCAGGAACAGCACCATCAACGGTAAGCCCCGTGTCAGCATCACATAGAAACCGGTGATACAAAGCTCGGAAAAACGCAACCGGGTCCCGTAACGGGAATTTTTCTGCACGTGAATTGGTTCCACTTTCAAGCAGCAACCGTAAATAATATTGACCTACACAAACTTCTTTAGATAAGCTCGGATATCTGACTGAAAACTCAGTGTAATTCCAAGATATCTGAGGTTGACTATCTTGACCACTGGTTTCTAAAGATGAACTTCCCGCAACTATATCTTCAGTTCTCTCTTTTTCAACATCAAGTTTATGCACCTCGGATTGTAACGCCCCTCTTAACTCCTGTCGGGTCCGCTCATTCCAAATCAAATCGGCCCGGTTATGATCGAGACCAAAAGCCCGCCAAAATTCAGGCCAGTTCAATAGCAATCTTCCAGACCCGACCGGTGTATTCTCTATAACAATCTGAGCCGGAGCAATAAGATCTGAATTTGGGACACCATCGACATCAACCGAATTATGAACGCCCGAGTCAACTGACAAATTATCACCCGCAGATGGTGCATCGGGAGAAACAACACCTTCAGAATGATCAACGGGCAATTCATTTGACACGTTTTCACCTGTGTAAACAGCCGAGGACTGAATGGGCTGACCGAGCTGATCACTAACATCATAATTTCTAGGTGAGTTTACTCCTTTAACTGTATGATTCTTTCTTTGTTGAAGCAAGCGTTTTCTTCTACTACTCATAAACGAAGCTTCCTGATTAGAGTAATCTTCAGTAACGTCTCCCTCGGGGCGAGTGTGTAAATAAGCAACCAAGCCTGGTGGTAATACTCGGGATAGTAAATCAAGAGCTGGTTGATAAGAGTCGGCCCAAAGGCCCACAAGTTGTCGACTAACTTCACGTCTCTCACCAATAGGAAGAAAAAGAGCACTCAACAAATGTCTCAATAAAGCACCGTCACGTAAAGCAGCATCCCGCATTGATTCTGCTGCAATTGCGTCTTCTTCTGCGATTGTCCGCATGATCACCGCAACTATTTCACGTACACTTTCAGCAGGGTGTCCAAATAATACAAACAACCGACGTCTTAACCCCGCCACCTGGCGTAATAATTCAACAAAAACACTATATTGTGTGGTTTCACTGTGAGGGTCACATATCATTGCCTCTAAAACCTCCGCAATCGACATGGATAATAGAGGCGAAACAGACATCGATTTCAATCGGTTtaccaaaattacaagattaccCTGATGAGCAAACAACACAGACTTGGTGTGCATGATTGTAGCATGATGATCACCTTTTGTGTCGGTTAATAAGTTGTTGTCTGTGGTCCCACCACCAATAAGAACCGCGATCAATTCTGCGGCTTCAGCCGCCACCCCTTCAGAACCGTTCCTTAACAAACCCATGATTCGGGCGACAGCAGCAGGGAATGACATCACATGTGAGGTGGCGGTTCTTGATGTCAATAATCTTCTTAAACAGGCAACAAACCCTATAACAGTGGCGGCTGCTTTAGGAGAAGGTTGTGGCAGTGGCGGCGCCTCTGGCGGCAGATTTGGAGCAGCAGGTAGCATTGTAATTAAAGCCATTAATGTTACTTCAGGCACTTCAGTATTAGGAGGGACACCAGTATAAGGAATGCATGCATTAAATTCTCTTATTCTTCGCCAAAGTTTGGCTCTTGAACCAGGAATCGAACCACCTTCGGTAACAGCATCTTTAGCCGATGCTGCCAGGTGTTTTAAGTGCAAGGTGGCGGTTTCTAAGTCGGCTTTAGCACGTTGTGGTGTACCAGATACTTGTTGAAGTTGTAGATAAGCTCTACCACATGGTGGATCAATAGGATGACCTGGCATAGTTAGCCTAGGCAGAACAGGCACTGAACACTGACCctgtaaaatataataaaaatgcagATTAAGA is from Rutidosis leptorrhynchoides isolate AG116_Rl617_1_P2 chromosome 10, CSIRO_AGI_Rlap_v1, whole genome shotgun sequence and encodes:
- the LOC139872775 gene encoding dnaJ homolog subfamily C GRV2 isoform X1, yielding MDFVSRHTADQTHHPPPEPSTSSSSPPVKPQPPSTQLPSSLEEPEYLARYLVIKHSWRGRYKRILCISNYSISTLDPTTLTVTNSYDASNDYEGASPIIGKDENTLEFNVNVRTDGRGKFKGVKFSSRYRASILTELHRIRWSKIGTVAEFSVLHLRRKTAEWALFKLKVTYVGVELVDSKSGNIRWCLDFRDMDNPSIILLSDTFGRKNAEPGGFVLCPLYGRKSKAFQATSGTLNSAIIASLTKTAKSTVGVSLSVESSQSLTVNEYLQRRAKDGVGAEETPCGGWSVMRLRTAAHGTLSPPGLGLIVGPKGGLGEQGDAVSRQLILTKVSLVERHPKNYEAVIVRPLSAVSSLVRFAEEPQIFAIEFNDGCPVHIYSSTSRDGLLAAVRDMIQTEGQCSVPVLPRLTMPGHPIDPPCGRAYLQLQQVSGTPQRAKADLETATLHLKHLAASAKDAVTEGGSIPGSRAKLWRRIREFNACIPYTGVPPNTEVPEVTLMALITMLPAAPNLPPEAPPLPQPSPKAAATVIGFVACLRRLLTSRTATSHVMSFPAAVARIMGLLRNGSEGVAAEAAELIAVLIGGGTTDNNLLTDTKGDHHATIMHTKSVLFAHQGNLVILVNRLKSMSVSPLLSMSIAEVLEAMICDPHSETTQYSVFVELLRQVAGLRRRLFVLFGHPAESVREIVAVIMRTIAEEDAIAAESMRDAALRDGALLRHLLSALFLPIGERREVSRQLVGLWADSYQPALDLLSRVLPPGLVAYLHTRPEGDVTEDYSNQEASFMSSRRKRLLQQRKNHTVKGVNSPRNYDVSDQLGQPIQSSAVYTGENVSNELPVDHSEGVVSPDAPSAGDNLSVDSGVHNSVDVDGVPNSDLIAPAQIVIENTPVGSGRLLLNWPEFWRAFGLDHNRADLIWNERTRQELRGALQSEVHKLDVEKERTEDIVAGSSSLETSGQDSQPQISWNYTEFSVRYPSLSKEVCVGQYYLRLLLESGTNSRAEKFPLRDPVAFFRALYHRFLCDADTGLTVDGAVPDEMGASDDWCDMGRLDGFGGGGGFSVRELCARSMAIVYEQHHSTLGPFEGTAHITVLLDRTDDRALRHRLLLLLKVLMKVLSNVEACVLVGGCVLAVDLLTTVHEVSERTVIPLQSNLIAASAHMEPLKEWLYIDKDGAQAGPVEKDAIRWFWSKKTIDWTTKCWSSGMPDWKRLRDIRELRWALAGRVPVLTPPQVGEAALSILHSMVSAHSDIDDAGEIVTPTPRVKRILSSPRCLPHIAQAMLSGEPAIVEVSAALIKAVVTRNPKAMIRLYSSGVFYFALAYPGSNLHTIAQLFSTTHVHQAFHGGEEAAVSSSLPLAKRSVLGGLLPESLLYVLERSGPTAFAAAMVSDSDTPEIIWTHKMRADNLIRQVLQHLGDFPQKLSQHCHCLYDYAPMPPVTYPELRDEMWCHRYYLRNLCDEIQFPNWPIVEHVEFLQSLLVMWREELTRKPMDLSEEEACKILQISLSDVTRDDSENNYADDNSSLSKKIENIDEEKLKRQYRKLAMKYHPDKNPQGREKFLAVQKAYERLQATMQGLQGPQPWRLLLLLKGQCILYRRYGDVLEPFKYAGYPMLLNAVTVDNDDINFLSSERAPLLVAASELTWLTCVSSALNGEELVRDGGIQLLSTLLSRCMCVVQPTTHANEPSTIIVTNVMRTFSSLSQFESARAEVLELSGLVEDIVHCTELELAPAAVDAALQTIAHLCVSSELQNALLKAGVLWYLIPLLLEYDSTVEESDTTEAHGVGVSVQSAKNLHAVRAAHALSRISGMSVESSTPYNQEAADALKALLTPKLASMLKDELPKDLLIKLNSNLELPEIIWNSSTRAELLKFVDQKRAALAPDGSHSLQDSKDFLYEALSKETLIGNVYLRVYNDQPDFEISEPESFCVALVEFISNIVHNQFVTQPDTQISGSNHEKPDVESNNEKSAEDHATSSDGNLTEKDDLGMVGNLQLGLTSLKNLLTSDPNLASVFSSKEKLLPLFECFSVPASPGSNISQLCLSVLSRLTTHAPCLEAMVADGSSVLLLLQMLHSAPNCREGVLHVLYALATTPELAWAAAKHGGAVYILELLLPLRAEEVPLPQRAAAASLLGKLVAQPMHGPRVAITLARFLPDGLVSIIRDGPGEVVVSALEQTTETPELVWTPAMAASLAAQVATMASDVYQEQMKGRVFDWDVPEQAPSQQDMRDEPQVGGIYVRLFLKDPKFPLRNPKRFLEGLLDQYLSSIAATHHDTQGSDPELPLLLSAALVSLLRVHPALADHVGYLGYVPKLLSAVAFEARRGTMSSEESRTPNAPFEGEENLSQASQTPQEKVRLSCLRVLHQLAASTTCAEAMAATSVGTTQVVPLLMKAIGWQGGSILALETLKRVVVAGNRARDALVAQGLRVGLIEVLLGLLDWRAGGRNGLCSQMKWNESEASIGRVLAIEVLHAFATEGAHCTKVRDILDSSEVWAAYKDQKHDLFLPSNAQIASAGIAGLIENSSSMRLTYSLTAPPPHPSNPSKPPTAITSESNGS
- the LOC139872775 gene encoding dnaJ homolog subfamily C GRV2 isoform X2, with product MDFVSRHTADQTHHPPPEPSTSSSSPPVKPQPPSTQLPSSLEEPEYLARYLVIKHSWRGRYKRILCISNYSISTLDPTTLTVTNSYDASNDYEGASPIIGKDENTLEFNVNVRTDGRGKFKGVKFSSRYRASILTELHRIRWSKIGTVAEFSVLHLRRKTAEWALFKLKVTYVGVELVDSKSGNIRWCLDFRDMDNPSIILLSDTFGRKNAEPGGFVLCPLYGRKSKAFQATSGTLNSAIIASLTKTAKSTVGVSLSVESSQSLTVNEYLQRRAKDGVGAEETPCGGWSVMRLRTAAHGTLSPPGLGLIVGPKGGLGEQGDAVSRQLILTKVSLVERHPKNYEAVIVRPLSAVSSLVRFAEEPQIFAIEFNDGCPVHIYSSTSRDGLLAAVRDMIQTEGQCSVPVLPRLTMPGHPIDPPCGRAYLQLQQVSGTPQRAKADLETATLHLKHLAASAKDAVTEGGSIPGSRAKLWRRIREFNACIPYTGVPPNTEVPEVTLMALITMLPAAPNLPPEAPPLPQPSPKAAATVIGFVACLRRLLTSRTATSHVMSFPAAVARIMGLLRNGSEGVAAEAAELIAVLIGGGTTDNNLLTDTKGDHHATIMHTKSVLFAHQGNLVILVNRLKSMSVSPLLSMSIAEVLEAMICDPHSETTQYSVFVELLRQVAGLRRRLFVLFGHPAESVREIVAVIMRTIAEEDAIAAESMRDAALRDGALLRHLLSALFLPIGERREVSRQLVGLWADSYQPALDLLSRVLPPGLVAYLHTRPEGDVTEDYSNQEASFMSSRRKRLLQQRKNHTVKGVNSPRNYDVSDQLGQPIQSSAVYTGENVSNELPVDHSEGVVSPDAPSAGDNLSVDSGVHNSVDVDGVPNSDLIAPAQIVIENTPVGSGRLLLNWPEFWRAFGLDHNRADLIWNERTRQELRGALQSEVHKLDVEKERTEDIVAGSSSLETSGQDSQPQISWNYTEFSVRYPSLSKEVCVGQYYLRLLLESGTNSRAEKFPLRDPVAFFRALYHRFLCDADTGLTVDGAVPDEMGASDDWCDMGRLDGFGGGGGFSVRELCARSMAIVYEQHHSTLGPFEGTAHITVLLDRTDDRALRHRLLLLLKVLMKVLSNVEACVLVGGCVLAVDLLTTVHEVSERTVIPLQSNLIAASAHMEPLKEWLYIDKDGAQAGPVEKDAIRWFWSKKTIDWTTKCWSSGMPDWKRLRDIRELRWALAGRVPVLTPPQVGEAALSILHSMVSAHSDIDDAGEIVTPTPRVKRILSSPRCLPHIAQAMLSGEPAIVEVSAALIKAVVTRNPKAMIRLYSSGVFYFALAYPGSNLHTIAQLFSTTHVHQAFHGGEEAAVSSSLPLAKRSVLGGLLPESLLYVLERSGPTAFAAAMVSDSDTPEIIWTHKMRADNLIRQVLQHLGDFPQKLSQHCHCLYDYAPMPPVTYPELRDEMWCHRYYLRNLCDEIQFPNWPIVEHVEFLQSLLVMWREELTRKPMDLSEEEACKILQISLSDVTRDDSENNYADDNSSLSKKIENIDEEKLKRQYRKLAMKYHPDKNPQGREKFLAVQKAYERLQATMQGLQGPQPWRLLLLLKGQCILYRRYGDVLEPFKYAGYPMLLNAVTVDNDDINFLSSERAPLLVAASELTWLTCVSSALNGEELVRDGGIQLLSTLLSRCMCVVQPTTHANEPSTIIVTNVMRTFSSLSQFESARAEVLELSGLVEDIVHCTELELAPAAVDAALQTIAHLCVSSELQNALLKAGVLWYLIPLLLEYDSTVEESDTTEAHGVGVSVQSAKNLHAVRAAHALSRISGMSVESSTPYNQEAADALKALLTPKLASMLKDELPKDLLIKLNSNLELPEIIWNSSTRAELLKFVDQKRAALAPDGSHSLQDSKDFLYEALSKETLIGNVYLRVYNDQPDFEISEPESFCVALVEFISNIVHNQFVTQPDTQISGSNHEKPDVESNNEKSAEDHATSSDGNLTEKDDLGMVGNLQLGLTSLKNLLTSDPNLASVFSSKEKLLPLFECFSVPASPGSNISQLCLSVLSRLTTHAPCLEAMVADGSSVLLLLQMLHSAPNCREGVLHVLYALATTPELAWAAAKHGGAVYILELLLPLREEVPLPQRAAAASLLGKLVAQPMHGPRVAITLARFLPDGLVSIIRDGPGEVVVSALEQTTETPELVWTPAMAASLAAQVATMASDVYQEQMKGRVFDWDVPEQAPSQQDMRDEPQVGGIYVRLFLKDPKFPLRNPKRFLEGLLDQYLSSIAATHHDTQGSDPELPLLLSAALVSLLRVHPALADHVGYLGYVPKLLSAVAFEARRGTMSSEESRTPNAPFEGEENLSQASQTPQEKVRLSCLRVLHQLAASTTCAEAMAATSVGTTQVVPLLMKAIGWQGGSILALETLKRVVVAGNRARDALVAQGLRVGLIEVLLGLLDWRAGGRNGLCSQMKWNESEASIGRVLAIEVLHAFATEGAHCTKVRDILDSSEVWAAYKDQKHDLFLPSNAQIASAGIAGLIENSSSMRLTYSLTAPPPHPSNPSKPPTAITSESNGS